One segment of Oxyura jamaicensis isolate SHBP4307 breed ruddy duck unplaced genomic scaffold, BPBGC_Ojam_1.0 oxyUn_random_OJ48667, whole genome shotgun sequence DNA contains the following:
- the LOC118158850 gene encoding olfactory receptor 14A16-like, with the protein MYFFLLNLALLDLGTITTTIPRSMANSLWDTRAISYAGCATQAFLLLFFISAEFHILTIMAYDRYIAICKPLHYGTIMDSRTCVNMAAAAWGSTFLNAVLHTANTCSVPLCQGNVLDQFFCEIPQILKLSCSDAYLREIRLLVVSAILASVCFVFLVVSYVQIFRAVLRIASEQSRHKAFSTCLPHLAVVSLFLSTAFFAYLKPPSTSSSSLNLLLAVLYSVV; encoded by the coding sequence atgtacttcttcctcctcaacctcgcaCTCCTCGATTTGGGCACTATTACCACCACTATCCCGAGATCCATGGCCAAttccctctgggacaccagggccatTTCCTATGCAGGTTGTGCTACCCAAGCCTTTCTGTTACTCTTTTTCATCTCGGCAGAGTTTCATATTCTCACCATCATGGCTTATGACCgctacattgccatctgcaaaccTCTGCACTACGGGACAATAATGGACAGCAGAACTTGTGTcaacatggcagcagctgcctggggcagtacTTTTCTcaatgctgtgctgcacactgccaaTACCTGTTCCGtccccctctgccaaggcaatgtcctggaccagttcttctgtgaaattccccagatcctcaagctctcctgctcagatgcctacctcaGAGAGATTAGGCTTCTTGTGGTTAGTGCCATTTTAGCatctgtctgttttgttttccttgtggtgtcctatgtgcagatcttcagggctgtgctgaggattGCCTCAGAGCAGagccggcacaaagccttttccacgtgcctccctcacctggccgtggtctccctgtttctcagcactgccttttttgcctacctgaagcccccctccacGTCCTCCTCCTCATTGAATCTTTTgctggcagttctgtactcagtggtg